From the Oncorhynchus keta strain PuntledgeMale-10-30-2019 chromosome 13, Oket_V2, whole genome shotgun sequence genome, the window TACAGTTGATATACGGTGGATGTACAGGGTATATACAGTTGATATACGGTGGatgtacagtgtatatacagttgatatTCGGTGGATGTACAGGGTATATACAGTTGATATTCGGTGGATGTACAGGGTATATACAGTTGATATTCGGTGGATGTACAGTTGATATACGGTGGATGTACAGGGTATATACAGTTGATATTCGGTGGATGTACAGTTGATATACGGTGGATGTACAGGGTATATACAGTTGATATACGGTGGATGTACAGGGTATATACAGTTGATATACGGTGGatgtacagtgtatatacagttgatatTCGGTGGATGTACAGGGTATACACAGTTGATATTCGGTGAatgtacagtgtatatacagttgatatTCGGTGAatgtacagtgtatatacagttgatataCGGTGGATGTACAGGGTATATACAGTTCATATTCGGTGAatgtacagtgtatatacagttgatatTCGGTGAatgtacagtgtatatacagttgatataCGGTGGATGTACAGGGTATATACAGTTGATATACGGTGGATGTACAGGGTATATACAGTTGATATACGGTGGATGTACAGTTGATATTCGGTGAATGTACAGTTGATATTCGGTGGATGTACAGTTGATATTCGGTGAatgtacagtgtatatacagttgatataCGGTGGATGTACAGGGTATATACAGTTGATATACGGTGGATGTACAGTTGATATTCGGTGAatgtacagtgtatatacagttgatataCGGTGGATGTACAGGGTATATACAGTTCATATTCGGTGAatgtacagtgtatatacagttgatatTCGGTGAatgtacagtgtatatacagttgatataCGGTGGATGTACAGGGTATATACAGTTGATATACGGTGGATGTACAGGGTATATACAGTTGATATACGGTGGATGTACAGTTGATATTCGGTGAatgtacagtgtatatacagttgatataCGGTGGATGTACAGGGTATATACAGTTGATATACGGTGGATGTACAGTTGATATTCGGTGAatgtacagtgtatatacagttgatataCGGTGGATGTACAGGGTATATACAGTTCATATTCGGTGAatgtacagtgtatatacagttgatatTCGGTGAatgtacagtgtatatacagttgatataCGGTGGATGTACAGGGTATATACAGTTGATATACGGTGGATGTACAGGGTATATACAGTTGATATACGGTGGATGTACAGTTGATATTCGGTGAATGTACAGTTGATATTCGGTGGATGTACAGTTGATATTCGGTGAatgtacagtgtatatacagttgatataCGGTGGATGTACAGGGTATATACAGTTGATATACGGTGGATGTACAGTTGATATTCGGTGAatgtacagtgtatatacagttgatatTCGGTGAatgtacagtgtatatacagttgatataCGGTGGATGTACAGGGTATATACAGTTGATATACGGTGGATGTACAGTTGATATTCGGTGAATGTACAGTTGATATACGGTGGATGTACAGTTGATATTCGGTGAATGTACAGTTGATATTCGGTGGATGTACAGTTGATATTCGGTGAatgtacagtgtatatacagttgatataCGGTGGATGTACAGGGTATCGACAGTTGATATACGGTGGATGTACAGTTGATATTCGGTGAATGTACAGTTGATATTCGGTGGATGTACAGTTGATATTCGGTGAatgtacagtgtatatacagttgatataCGGTGGATGTACAGGGTATATACAGTTGATATACGGTGGATGTACAGGGTATATACAGTTGATATTCGGTGAatgtacagtgtatatacagttgatatTCGGTGGatgtacagtgtatatacagttgatatTCGGTGGATGTACAGGGTATATACAGTTGATATTCGGTGGATGTACAGGGTATATACAGTTGATATTCGGTGGATGTACAGGGTATATACAGTTGATATTCGGTGGATGTACAGTGTATACACAGTTGATATTCGGTGGATGTACAGGGTATATCAAAAtgcagagagatgaacagagaacAAATGGCGTATAGTGCAGTTATTTTGTGTTCAGTTCAGAGATGGCTTTAGTTGCTGGTGTTGTTGGGAGTGGGAGTTGTCCAATGACACAGGCGATAAGGGAAGGGCCAGCAGTACGGAGCACTGCAGTGTTTTGTTTGTGCTTGCCCTGTCTTATCAGTTTGGCACTCTTCACTGCACGGGTTAGGAAATACGTGGCACAGCTTTTACAAGTGGAGACACATGACCGAGTGACAAATAGGTACCAACGTTTGACTATTGAAATGATCCCCTctttattttaaattttttatttcacatgtatttatccaggtaggccagttgagaacaagttctcatttacaactgcgacctggccaagattataaatcaaagcagtgcgacaaaaacaacaaaaataacacaatataaaaagtgtatgtacagtgtgtgcaaatgtaataagattagggaggtaaggcaataaataattacaatttaacattaacaccggagtgatagatgtgcagatcatgtgcaagtagagatactggggtgcaaaatagcaaaaaacaaaaaaatatatatggggatgaggtagttgggtgtgctatttacagatgggcttcaTTTCGCACCTGGCTTCACCCCTGAGGAGAATAATTCAGTTGTGAACAAATAACTTGAATTAACCCAATCCTACCCAGACATGCAGTCCAGAGAGAGCGATGCACTAAAATGTAACCCCCATACTCCCCTACCCTCCAGACGCACCCCTGGAACTGCCTTCCTTCCAGCTGACTCCGTCCCAGCGTCAGGTCGTGTTCCAGGGCGACAGCCTGCCCTTCCAGTGCCAGGCCTCGTTCGTGGCGGAGGACATGCAGGTGCTGTGGTACCAGGACGGCCGCATGGTGGAGCCCGATGCAGCCCAGGGCATCTTCATCGAGAAGAGCATGGTACAGAACTGCTCCCTCATCGCCAGGTAAGGGGGACGGTACTTGTGGGCGGGTTGGTGGATAGATAGAAGACAGTGGTAATGAGAACGGCACCCTTAGATGAGTTTTTCCTTACCCCTGCTGCTGCTTGGAGGTTAAGGGAAGGTTACTGTCAAGCACTTGATGACAAATGTTATTGTAAAAAGGGCTATGTAAATAGGATTTGATTGATTGTTTCCACAAAGCACAACTGACCTAACCCTCTTTAAATCAGCTAAGCAGTAGGCCGCAAGAGACAGCTGGGGTACCACTTTTGGACTGTAAATTAAAATGACAGATTGTGCATGGTTAAAAGCGGTctactctctctttccgtctTTGGCAGTAATATTTGATTTACttgttcccctctgttctttACTCAGTGCGTTGACCATCTCCAACATCCAGCCTGCTTCAACTGGGAAATGGGAGTGTCGTGTGAAGACCAGCCGAGGGAACACCACCCGTACCGTCGACATTGTGGTTCTGGAGAGCTCCGCCAAGTACTGCCCACCCGACAGAGTGTCCAACAACAAGGGTGACTTCAGGTGAGGGGGTGCTACTTTCACTATCACATTTTATGCTAGTCTAGGTTATTATTAGTTGGTAATCTGTCTGTGAAATTTTTCAGGTAAATGTTTGTAGTTGTATTAATCTATTTTATGAATCTAATATATTTATCTATTGTATTAATATATATATCTAGTGTCTTATTTAATCACGTACTTGTTTAATTTTAATGTGCTTGTTGAGGTAAACAAGTTTGTACCAGAcagttattttttaaacaaactcAGCTCGGTGGCACCACCTAGTGGCTGAATATCAGACTTGTTGTTAGTAGTAAAatctgggtcgtattcattaggccTTACTAACCTGAAATTCCAATAGTTTAGTTTGTACACTGTTTTGGTATGTTTTCCCacagtgtgcactaatgaatacgaaCCAGTTGAGTGACTGTCAAAAGCATTTATTCCATTGAGTGAATAAGTAGTACTGGTCAGGAACTAAAGCGCTCCACGGTTTTCAATGATGATGTTGAGCTCAGTAAGTAAACCGCTGTTGCGGATAAGTAATCCCATGTTCCTGGAACACATCTTGTGAATCATGCCACCACATTGTGGCAAACCCACCCTTCTAAGACTttactcactgtctctctgtccctctttctatctatatactatgtctctctctctctgtccctctctttctatctattgTATCTTTTgctcccctctctttttctccttgtttttctctctcgATCCCCCCCCACCTCTCAGATGGCCTCGTACCCTAGCAGGCATCACAGTCTACCTGCCCTGCAACAAGCTGGCGTCGGGCACGGGAATCTACTCTGGCTCGGTGGGTGAGGAGCGGCGCGCGCGGCGGGATTGTGACCGCGGGGGCCTGTGGGCCAAGGACGACTACTTCCGCTGCCAGTACCAGAAAGACGTAACTCGCTTCCTCTACATCATCAACCAGGTGACCATGACACTCTGTCTGACCATGTTTGATTTGCTCTCTTTGTCCGTCTTTTCTTTCTTCAACTTATTGTATATCTCCCGCCAAGTCTCCCCTCTTGATTTGttatttttctctttctttctttttgtcTTCCTACACTCAAGTGTTGTTTTTTGAAGCGTTCACTCTTGTGTACAGTCCTTCtaaacctctctgtctctctgtgttccagatGCCTCTGAACATGACCAACGCGGTGATCACGGCCCGCCAGCTGCTCGTCTACACATTCGAGGCCGCCAACTTCTCAGACAAGATGGACGTCATCTTCGTGGCTGAGATGATCGAGAAGTTTGGCAAGTTTGCCGAGAAATACAAGGAGGTGAGTCCCGCTTCAGTCTCCCAGTCCCACCTTTATGGATGAATAAGATGTTCATATAAagaagcacaaacacacacacactcggagaGGACAGTAACATGCACGGCCTCAGGCATAAGTGTAATGAGAAGAAATGGGGGTCAGAACCAAAATAAATGTTCTAAGTAGAGCTAGGTAATAGTCTTTTTtaagtgtgtgtttactgtgtgtgcaAGTGAGAGGTGCGAATACGCCACACAGTGTATTCACCTCCAGCTTACTGCTGATACTTTGGCCCTTTTATATTATTCCACTCCTCATAGTTGATACAGAGCAACCCTGTCCTGTTTAAATCCACAGAGGAATCGTAATGAAAGCGAATGAGCTAGGATCTGGATTGGGGGATTTTTCCTGTCGAGCTGCGGGGGATTGCAAAGCAAGGCCGGGTCGGGTTTCTTTGTCTGTTGGGTTTCACACCTGTCAGTTTGTGCTCATTGGGGAAGGCTTTGAATGTTGCACCTGAGCAATGTTGTAAAAGACACACCATCGTCCACTTACCCTCGCCTTAAGCTCTTGGGGGAATCCCCGCAGCCATATTTGTCGTcggtccaaatgattagccagACAAGGGAAGTTCGCAAAgtaagcccctcagccctcgtttTTAATGGAGTCTacgagtgtacaattatgttcacttcGGGGCCTGAAACGCGCCATAATTCAATTTGCGATgattgtacatccgctaagaaaagtATCGCCAAAACTTAAAACGTCATTATGGAGAATGAATGTAAATAAGttagaaattgtgctactaatgcacaaACACGTCTTGTAAAAGTAatgatgtttttgtttggttagcttttggaaaatgtagaaataaaacattttccttcttCAGAAGTAGCAAGGCAGGCTAACGTTGGTTGGGTAAATAATTTGCTGGCGATCATAATAATTACATAGTTAATATAAGTCGACatgcaatcataattgactgtagcgcatataaagcacccacaagctaccggtggctgaaaacacaatcatcgcGGGGTGAACGAATGACGAATTTCCGGACAAGGTGGtccattaaaaataaataaagaatctATCCTCCCTCGCTCTGTAAGTGTATACTCATCAGACATCATGAaacgtcatcagaagtgtccacttactTTGAGGGCTGAGTGGATAGGGTGTTTCTGttaagtgtttggaatgcagccCTGGTCTAGAGCTCTGTGCCCTCCGTCAACGCTGAGAGGAACCCGAAGGCTCAAATTCAGGTATTTCCAGGACGATGATAATAAAGACTACATTGAGTGTTTGGATAAAAAAACAAAGCACTCTATTGTTTCGATTGATAAGGCCTGTGTATGCGTGTACCTCTGTCTGGTATTTGCAGGTAACTATGTGTAGTTCTGTGGTTtcttggtgtgtgtggtgtgtgtgtgtgtgttaaccctgttctgtctgtctcagttGGGGGACGTGATGGTGGACATCTCCAGTAATCTGATGCACGCTGATGAGCGGGTGTTGCGGCTGGCTCAGCGCGAGGCCAGGGCCTGCTCCCGCATCGTGGAGTGTCTCCAGAGGATCTCTGTACACCAGCTTGCCAGCGGAACCCAGGCCCACTCCACCGTAAGATCGCGGCAGATCATAAGATCGCATTACCAAATGGCATCGGGGTGTAAATGCATTGTCGTTGGGAGGTGGCgttttgtatgtgtgtttttACTATTGGAATTTAAAAAGTACATCTGATTGTTGTTTATTTGACCTCATGCGTATTTTTCCTATCATTTGTTCCCAGAATTCCCATAACATCGCCCTGGAGGCCCACGCCATCAAGGCGAGCAGCTTCAATGGCATGACCTGCACACTGTTCCAGAAGCTGATGCCTGAACACATCGCTCTCCGAGACCTGGGCCCACGCATTGACCTGGACGGCAACCCTGACCGCCAGCTCAGCTTCAAGTGTAACGTCACCAGCACCctgtccagcctctctctcaaGGTCAGTATCCAGGAATGACCGAAGGAGAGGCAATCGATCCAATGTGTAGAAACACAAACTTTTGTACATCAGCacttgtcacaaagtgcttataaaGTAGCCCAGACTGCAAAGCGCAAGCAGCAGCAGTCATTGAAACAGGTCCCCTTAGCCTGAACAATATATAGACTGAAAATGATGCATCATTCGTTTTAGATATCGCCATCATTGCCCCTTGAAATGTTTTACCAAAGTGAGGTGTGTTGTCTTGAGGTTCACCCATAGCACAAACCTAAGAACAGCTTACCATATAACCATGTCTTTTCTAAGTAAATGCTAACTAAACAATGAATTGTAGACTTAAACGTTAAACCAGAATCACACATTATGCTTTACACTcaatcatatttttttttatctctaTGGGactaaataaaggataaataacaTGAAAGAATaaatcctctctttctctccctagaaCACCATGGTGGAGGCGTCCCTGCAgctccccccctctctgttctctcagtaCGTGGGCCAGGCCGACGACAACGTCTACAAGCTTCACTTGCTGGCCTTCCGCAACGGCAAGCTCTTCCCATCCACGGGCAACTCCACCCTGCTGGCTGACGGTGGGAAGAGGAGGAACGTGGCCACCCCCGTTCTCCTGGCCAAGATTGGTGAGTCCGCCATGGACCCTACTGTACCACTAAAGTATTAGATGGGTTTTGTTCAAGATACTGTTGTGACTTGTTTTAAGAGTGAATTTTGTGGTTTGGGCAAAGACTTTTGATTTAGGGATCCATCTGTAATACAgataggcaagtccgttaagaactaattcttatttacaatgacggcccaggaacagtgggttaactgccttgttcagtggcagaacgaaaatatttttaccttgtcagctcggggatttgatctagcaacctttcggttactggcccaacgctctaaccgctaggctacctttcACCCTTTCGTCTTGCATTGGATTTTAGAAAAGGTAGCTAAAAAAAGGACCAATAAATAAAAGCACCAGGATATGTTTTGAAGACTCacgcctctctctctttttctctctctctctcctcatcgctctcctcatctctctctctgtctctctgcctctgattGGTCAGAGGGTTTCCAGCTGCGCGGACTGCGTGTGCCGGTGAATGCCACGCTGCGGAGGTTTGCCCGTGGCTCGGACGCCGTGCCCGCCTGCTGGAACTTCAGCCTGCTGGGTGGGCAGGGTGGCTGGCAGAGCGAGGGCTGCCGTGTCGTGCGCCACCATGACAACTTCACCACGCTCTCCTGTGACTCGCTCAGCAACTACGCCGTGCTCATGGTGAGTGGCCAGGGGTTTAATGGCCTTTTAAACTCAATGAACAAATGTGACTCCGGGAGACAACATAAGGCTGTTTCCAACATGTTTTCCTCAGTAAATGCAGTACGCTTCTTCTTTTGTTTTCTTGCCACGATGCTTCTGAGTATTTCGGATACTGACATCGAGACATTAGCCTTTTCAAGACGGGCTCAACATCTCTTTTCGGGTTCACACGCTCTATAAACACTACCTGTTTAGTTTTGGGACAATCACATGACAATCTCCTGAGTTGACGAAATTGTCTCATACCTTTTCTTCAGGGTTCATTTGTTTTTGTATGACACATTGTCTGAAGTGATGACATTCAAACATTTTGATGTGTGTATCCCACAGGATCTTACTGGGGTGGAGTATTTCTCTCCCAGCATTGAGCCTCTCCACCCAGTCCTCTATGCCACAGCTATCGTCCTCCTGCTCTGTCTGCTGGCCATCATCATCAGCTACGTTTACCACCACAGGTAACAGCTCTACCTCCTAGTAGAATCTAATACCGTGTATACCTAGTGCATAAGATACCAAGTACCCATCTTACTAGTAGTACGGTATCTAATATTACCAAATGATGGACTGTGACTCGCTTTCGGGTCACAGCACAAGTTTCTTTTGGGGTGGGTGACAACGCAAGGAAGTTTGGGGACCAATACTGTCCAGTCTCCACTAATATGTTCACCACTCCACGAGCACATCGCCACCACTCCAAACTCGTAACAGATTTTGAATGGATCAAACAAACAGACGAGATATTTTATTCCCTGATATTGTTTTGATGAATCTCACTAGTTCTGTGTGGTTGCGTGTCCAGGTCTGTCCGAATCAGCCGTAAGTTCTGGCACATGCTGGTCAACCTCTGCCTCCACATCTTCCTCACCTGCGGCGTCTTCGTGGGTGGCATCAACCAGACGCGTTACGCCAGCGTGTGCCAAGCTGTGAgtattcccccccccccaccaccataaCCCACTGGTGTGCCAGCCTATCTGCCTACCAACCTGCCAGCCAGACTGCCAACCTGCCTTCCCTTGCCAAAAGCATCTCACAATTATATGGGGATCTCAAGATGTTGTGGAGGAGGCAAAATTGCCTTTGGCAACATAGCGTGATGCCTGGTTCTCCACCCTTTTTCCCCAAAGTGTACACTTGCTGTTTCCACCATTAAATCCATGAGAAGGGAGGAGAAACGGGACTGAAGGCAGTGTAGCAGCCCCTGCTGATTTGCACTGGGTTCTTTTCATATACTCATTGTCCTTAACACAAAGATCCCAGCTGGTAGAGAACAACTTGGAAAATAACGCTTTGCCCCCTAGAATAAAGGATATCCTACAGCTAGGCTCTACTTTGTCAAGGAACTTTACAAACGGTCAATTAGTACAATAGCATTTTATGAAGTGAGTTTTCAGAATGCGTAGTATTTTGCTGATCAATTATTAGTGAAGCATCTATGTAGTGCGAATGTAGAATTTGTGAATGCTCTATAAAGCCTTTATATAGTCCAGGCAATATGTGAACTCTTTCATAAAATCATGATACTTGGTACACTCATACAGTTTGGCGCATTGAACATTTTCATAATGAAGTTGTTTGTTTAATGTGGAATCCTGATCGTGACTGAGCTCGGTGGTGATTTTTTTCCAGGTGGGCATAGTTCTGCACTACTCGACCCTGGCCACAGCTCTGTGGGTGGGCGTGACGGCACGCAACATCTACAAGCAAGTGACCCGCAAGGCCAAGCACTACGAAGAGCTGGACGAGCCCCCGCCCCCTCCACGACCCATGCTGAGGTaaaatactacatttcccacgaTGCACAGTTATGAAAAGGTTTGTTCATTATAGCCGTGTCAGACTAACTGTTTAGTGTGTGGACGAGGATCAGTTGAAATGCTGTACAATCCCATTTTGCGTTTCTCTCCCTTTACAAGGAGCTGCTAATACTATTATGTGTGTATTATGTATCTTCTGGAAATATAGCTGTGActtgtggagagagagggtttgGTTTGCGTCGTTGGTTTAACACCCACCACATGATGTCAGTATGGAGGCCTGAAGCACACATGCCACCTCTGCAACCAACTCACCACCAATTTGATCCCAAGCAGGTCCTACTCAGTTCTTTTTTTCCGCTACCTTTTCCTACCAGGTTCTACCTAATAGGCGGAGGGATACCGATCATCGTCTGTGGCATAACCGCAGCCGCCAACATCAAGAACTACGGTAGCCAGACCAACGCACCATAGTAAGTAGTGCCAGTTTACTGTCACATTGTATGGAAACCAATTAGTTATTCTActatagtgtgtgtttatggaAATTGTTATGTTTTATATCGACAGAAGGCTTTGTGTATATATAAAACTAGACCCAAGAGAAATTGCTTTTCGTTTTCCACTGGTCAGAATGAGCGTGTGCGTAGCTTTATGTAAATAACAAATATTTTGTGGGGGGAGGAAAAGTTCTGAGTCCCTGTGAAGTTCCGAGAGCCCGATTGGGGAGCGCTATTTATAGTGTGTGTCTCGGCACCTCACGTCTGCTGCCATTTTCCAagtctgtcggtctctctttcttctcattcttcctctctctgtttgtgttctcgcttctctctttctgtcgctctctcgctctttctttccctcttcatttctccccctctttcattctctcacTTTATGGTGGCAGCTGTTTGGGTTGTAATTTGGAAATCTGGacctgtgtctgtctgaagtCTTTGGAGTTTAATTAGTTTGCAGCTGAGACGAATGGAACCCGCCCCGTGGAATATTCCGGAACAGATACTCTATTCCCGCTTTTCGCATTTTCAAAGAGACTCAATGCCTGCGTGTGTTTTTTAAAAACTTGATTTAATGAGCTATGGGTTGAGTCAAACACAAAACAATGTTGAAGTTGTTATAATTTAAAAATGGTTTGTGGACCACTTGAATGGGTGACACTTGACTCATCTGGCAAAGATTTGTCATGTCATACTTGTCTTATGGCTTCATTGACAATTATGTGTTTTCACTGAATGCAGCTGATATATCGACACATCTGCACAATACATTTGTGTGTATGATATTGTACGTGTGtaccacatttacataaatatttatTGTATGTTTGTACTGATGCCTTCCccttctgtcttctcctcagttgctGGATGGCGTGGGAGCCCAGCCTGGGGGCCTTCTACGGCCCCGTCGGCTTCATCGTCTTCGTGGACTGCATGTACTTCCTTAGCATCCTCCTCCAGCTGCGCCGCCACCCCGAGCGCCGCTACGAACTCAAGGAACCCGCCGAGGAGCAACAGCGGCTGGCGGTAGCGGGCAGCGATGCTGGAGACGTCCCGGCCACACTCCTCCACCTCCAGTCCCACGACGCCTCGTCCTCGACGGTGTCGGCTCCCCATGCCGTGTCCCTGTCAGCACTGGAGAACGAGCATACGTTCGCTCTACAGCTCCTGGGCGCGGCGGTTGCTCTGGGGCTCTACGCGTCGCTGTGGGTGTTTGGCGCCATGGCTGTGTCCCAGGAGAGGCCGGCCGACCTGGTGTTCTCCTGCCTGTTTGGCGTTGCGgcgctggctctgggtggctttTTGATGGCACACCACTGCGTCAACCGCCAGGACATGAGGCGCCACTGGGCCCAGGCCTGTTGCCCCGAGAGACGGGCCTACTCGGCCCAGGAGGACGCCCTGCTGCCACTGCCAGGGGCATCCACGGTGTCCGCGGCTGGGTCGGTTGGTAGGGGCAACGACGATGCGGCCAAGTGTGCCCACAGCAGCGCAGAGTCATCCTGCACCAATAAGAGTGGCCCAAGTGTCCGAAACTCCACCCAGGGAAGCAAACTGACCAATCTGCATGCAGAGGCAGCACAGAACAAATCATTGCCCCTACTAGCCCTGCCCGCCAATGGGGCAGCCATGCTGGACAACAGCCTGACGGAGCACTCGGTGGACAACGAGATCAAGATGCACGTGGCACCCGTGGAAGTGCAGTTCCGGCCCAACAACAACAATCCTGCCGCCAACGGACCCACGGGCCGGCATCACAAGAACAGGGCGCGGGCCCACCGGGCCAGCCGACTCACGGTGCTGCGCGAGTACGCCTATGACGTGCCCACCAGCGTGGACGGCAGCGTGCAGAGCGGCCCCCACAGGCGGCATCGCCACGAACACCACGACAGTCAGCAGGCGCGGTGCAGCCGACGGGCAGTCTACATGGCCTACAGGGAACGCCACCAGAGTCAGACGCTACAAGACAGCAGTGACGCTAGCACGTCCCTGCCCCGACGCTCGCGCTACACCGACAAAGGAGGGGGCAGCACTAGCGCCCTAGGCAACGGAGCTATCGGAGTAGTGGGAAGTGGAAGTGTAGGATCAACAGTAGGAacaggaggagaaggtgagggggcTGGGACTTCTGCGTCCGTTACGATTAAAGACAGTAGTAGCATAAAGCAGCCCAATAACACAGAGCTGGTGGACGGCCAGCCCAAGTCG encodes:
- the LOC118391976 gene encoding adhesion G protein-coupled receptor A3-like produces the protein MRVCVVALLQLLFVLLLGGDGSAVSSDCKSYDERSKSAGKSTPSVATADRKVVCSNMELHQVLPPDSFPNRTVTLILSNNKIQELRNGSFTGLSTLERLDMRNNIVSRIEPGAFLGLLALKRLDLSNNRIGCLNVDIFKGLTSLVRLNLSGNMFSSLAQGTFDSLVSLKTLEFQTPYLLCDCNLLWLLHWIKDNNVGVKDTSCSYPRSLQGQLITSTKPELFTCDAPLELPSFQLTPSQRQVVFQGDSLPFQCQASFVAEDMQVLWYQDGRMVEPDAAQGIFIEKSMVQNCSLIASALTISNIQPASTGKWECRVKTSRGNTTRTVDIVVLESSAKYCPPDRVSNNKGDFRWPRTLAGITVYLPCNKLASGTGIYSGSVGEERRARRDCDRGGLWAKDDYFRCQYQKDVTRFLYIINQMPLNMTNAVITARQLLVYTFEAANFSDKMDVIFVAEMIEKFGKFAEKYKELGDVMVDISSNLMHADERVLRLAQREARACSRIVECLQRISVHQLASGTQAHSTNSHNIALEAHAIKASSFNGMTCTLFQKLMPEHIALRDLGPRIDLDGNPDRQLSFKCNVTSTLSSLSLKNTMVEASLQLPPSLFSQYVGQADDNVYKLHLLAFRNGKLFPSTGNSTLLADGGKRRNVATPVLLAKIEGFQLRGLRVPVNATLRRFARGSDAVPACWNFSLLGGQGGWQSEGCRVVRHHDNFTTLSCDSLSNYAVLMDLTGVEYFSPSIEPLHPVLYATAIVLLLCLLAIIISYVYHHRSVRISRKFWHMLVNLCLHIFLTCGVFVGGINQTRYASVCQAVGIVLHYSTLATALWVGVTARNIYKQVTRKAKHYEELDEPPPPPRPMLRFYLIGGGIPIIVCGITAAANIKNYGSQTNAPYCWMAWEPSLGAFYGPVGFIVFVDCMYFLSILLQLRRHPERRYELKEPAEEQQRLAVAGSDAGDVPATLLHLQSHDASSSTVSAPHAVSLSALENEHTFALQLLGAAVALGLYASLWVFGAMAVSQERPADLVFSCLFGVAALALGGFLMAHHCVNRQDMRRHWAQACCPERRAYSAQEDALLPLPGASTVSAAGSVGRGNDDAAKCAHSSAESSCTNKSGPSVRNSTQGSKLTNLHAEAAQNKSLPLLALPANGAAMLDNSLTEHSVDNEIKMHVAPVEVQFRPNNNNPAANGPTGRHHKNRARAHRASRLTVLREYAYDVPTSVDGSVQSGPHRRHRHEHHDSQQARCSRRAVYMAYRERHQSQTLQDSSDASTSLPRRSRYTDKGGGSTSALGNGAIGVVGSGSVGSTVGTGGEGEGAGTSASVTIKDSSSIKQPNNTELVDGQPKSYGLNLATQNGTLKNNGQIMPIINTESSCSANIKTGLWKHETTV